In Papio anubis isolate 15944 chromosome 17, Panubis1.0, whole genome shotgun sequence, the following are encoded in one genomic region:
- the WFIKKN2 gene encoding WAP, Kazal, immunoglobulin, Kunitz and NTR domain-containing protein 2 isoform X2 produces the protein MDVKGKKGPVGMPKEATCDHFMCLQQGSECDIWDGQPVCKCKDRCEKEPSFTCASDGLTYYNRCYMDAEACSKGITLAVVTCRYHFTWPNTSPPPPETTMHPTTASPETPELDMAAPALLNHPVHQSVTMGETVSFLCDVVGRPRPEITWEKQLEDRENVVMRPNHVRGNVVVTNIAQLVIYNAQLQDAGIYTCTARNAAGVLRADFPLSVVRGHQAAATSESSPNGTAFPAAECLKPPDSEDCGEEQTRWHFDAQANNCLTFTFGHCHRNLNHFETYEACMLACMSGPLAACSLPALQGPCKAYAPRWAYNSQTGQCQSFVYGGCEGNGNNFESREACEESCPFPRGNQRCRACKPRQKLVTSFCRSDFVILGRVSELTEEPDSGRALVTVDEVLKDEKMGLKFLGREPLEVTLLHVDWACPCPNVTVSETPLIIMGEVDGGMAMLRPDSFVGASSARRVRKLREVMHKKTCDVLKEFLGLH, from the coding sequence ATGGACGTGAAAGGGAAGAAGGGCCCAGTGGGCATGCCCAAGGAGGCCACGTGTGACCACTTCATGTGTCTGCAGCAGGGCTCTGAGTGTGACATCTGGGATGGCCAGCCCGTGTGTAAATGCAAAGACCGCTGTGAGAAGGAGCCCAGCTTTACCTGTGCCTCGGACGGTCTCACCTACTATAACCGCTGCTACATGGATGCCGAGGCCTGCTCCAAAGGCATCACGCTGGCCGTTGTAACCTGCCGCTATCACTTCACCTGGCCCAACACCAGCCCCCCACCACCTGAGACCACCATGCaccccaccacagcctccccagaGACCCCTGAACTGGACATGGCAGCCCCGGCCCTGCTCAACCACCCTGTGCACCAGTCGGTCACCATGGGTGAGACGGTGAGCTTCCTCTGTGATGTGGTGGGCCGGCCCCGGCCTGAGATCACCTGGGAGAAGCAGTTGGAGGATCGGGAGAACGTGGTCATGCGGCCCAACCATGTGCGTGGCAACGTGGTGGTCACCAACATTGCCCAGCTGGTCATCTATAACGCCCAGCTGCAGGATGCTGGGATCTACACCTGCACGGCCAGGAACGCGGCCGGGGTCCTGAGGGCCGACTTCCCGCTGTCGGTGGTCAGGGGACATCAGGCTGCGGCCACCTCAGAGAGCAGCCCTAATGGCACGGCTTTCCCAGCAGCCGAGTGCCTGAAGCCCCCCGACAGCGAGGACTGTGGTGAAGAGCAGACCCGCTGGCACTTCGACGCCCAGGCCAACAACTGCCTGACCTTCACCTTTGGCCACTGCCACCGCAACCTCAACCACTTTGAGACCTATGAGGCCTGCATGCTGGCCTGCATGAGTGGGCCGCTGGCCGCGTGCAGCCTGCCCGCCCTGCAGGGGCCCTGCAAAGCCTACGCGCCTCGCTGGGCTTACAACAGCCAGACGGGCCAGTGCCAGTCCTTTGTCTATGGTGGCTGCGAGGGCAATGGCAACAACTTTGAGAGCCGTGAGGCCTGTGAGGAGTCGTGCCCCTTCCCTAGAGGGAACCAGCGCTGTCGGGCCTGCAAGCCTAGGCAGAAGCTCGTTACCAGCTTCTGTCGCAGCGACTTTGTCATCCTGGGCCGAGTCTCTGAGCTGACCGAGGAGCCTGACTCAGGCCGCGCCCTGGTGACTGTGGACGAAGTCTTAAAGGATGAGAAAATGGGCCTCAAGTTCCTGGGCCGGGAGCCGTTGGAGGTCACTCTGCTCCACGTGGACTGGGCATGCCCCTGCCCTAACGTGACCGTGAGCGAGACACCACTCATCATCATGGGGGAGGTGGACGGCGGCATGGCCATGCTGCGCCCCGATAGCTTTGTGGGCGCGTCGAGTGCCCGCCGGGTCAGGAAGCTCCGCGAGGTCATGCACAAGAAGACCTGTGACGTCCTCAAGGAGTTTCTTGGCTTGCACTGA